GGGCAAGCAAGCATCAGGCGAGCAACTTGATCAGGGTCTGGTAGTAGATTTCGGTCAGTACATCGAGGTCGCTGGCCAGGATGCGCTCGTTGACCTGATGGATCGTCGCGTTGACCGGGCCCAGTTCTACCACTTGGGTGCCGAGAGTCGCGATAAAGCGCCCGTCGGACGTGCCGCCGCTGGTGGATGCCCGGGTCTCGCGCCCGGTGACGGCCTTGATGCTGGCCGACACCGCATCGAGCAGGGCTCCCGGCTCGGTGAGGAACGGCAGGCCCGACAGCGCCCACTCCACGTGCCAGTCCAGGCCATGTTTGTCGAGAATCGCCGCGACCCGCTGCTGCAGGCCTTCGACGGTGGATTCGGTGGAGAACCGGAAGTTGAACACCGCCGTCAGGTCGCCGGGGATCACGTTGGTGGCGCCGGTGCCGGAATTGAGGTTGGAAATCTGGAAGCTGGTCGGCGGGAAGAAAGTGTTGCCATCATCCCAATGCTCGGCGGCCAGTTCCGCCAGCGCCGGGGCGGCCAGGTGGATCGGGTTCTTCGCCAGGTGCGGGTAGGCCACGTGGCCTTGCACGCCGCGCACGGTCAAGGTCGCGCCGAGGGAGCCACGACGGCCGTTCTTGACCACGTCGCCCACCAGGGTGGTGCTCGACGGCTCGCCAACGATGCACCAGTCCAGGCGCTCCTTGCGTGCCGCCAGGCGCTCGATCACTGCCTTGGTGCCGTGGTGTGCCGGGCCTTCTTCGTCGCTGGTGATCAGGAAGGCTACCGAACCCTTGTGGTCCGGGTAGTCCTGCACAAAGCGTTCGGACGCCACCAGCATTGCGGCCAGGCTGCCTTTCATGTCGGCCGCGCCACGCCCGCACAACATGCCGTGTTCGTCGATCAGCGCGTCGAACGGATCATTCTGCCAGGCCTGCACCGGGCCGGTCGGGACCACGTCGGTGTGGCCGGCGAAGCACAGCACCGGGCCTTCATGCTTGCCGTGGGTGGCCCAGAAGTTATCCACATCTTCGATGCGCATCGGCTCAAGCGCAAAGCCGGCGTCGCCCAGGCGCTGCATCATCAGCTTCTGGCAGTCGGCGTCGATCGGCGTCACCGACGGGCGGCGGATCAAGTCGATAGCGAGTTGGAGGGTCGGCGAAAGGTCGGCGTGGGCCGTCATGGGAAAACTCCGAAGGTGTGTCAGGGCGCAAGACGAGAGTGAAATAGATCCAATGTGGGAGCGGGCTTGCCCGCGATAGCATCACTGCGGTGCAACTGATGCACCGCGGCGCCTGCATCGCGGGCAAGCCCGCTCCCACAAGGGGGGATCAGTGGCTGCCTGAACCCATAAAGGGCCGTTATCTTATAGCAAAACGGCGGCCAGAGGCCGCCGTTTAGTGGATTGCGCAAGTTTTTACGCCGCCGTGGCGGGCTCCTCCGCCGTTGCCGGTTTAGGCAGCGAGGAGAGGAACGCCATGATCAACGCCGCCACATAGGGCAGCGATTGCACCAGCAGCATCACCACCCAGAAGCGCATGTCATTGCTCGGCAAGCCTTGCACCAGGTAAATCCCCAGCGCTGCGCCCCACAACAGCAACATGATGAACATCTCTTCCCGGGCTTCGGAAATCGCTACCCAGAAGCCGTGGTTATCCGCGTTTTTCGGTGTACGAAAGAACGGAATACTGGTGGTGAAGAAACCATACAGCACCGCCTTGGCGATGGTATGTGACAACGCCAACCCGGCCAGGGCCGCGCAGAACGCATCCTTGAGGTTCACGCCAACGGCGCGGCGGTAGAGGAAGATGATCTTGCCGACCTTGAACACGAACAACGCCAACGGCGGGATTGCGAAGATCAGCAACGGCGGGTCGACCCGGGTCGGCACAATGATCATCGCCGCCGACCACAACAAGGCACCGACGGTGAAGAAGATATTCATGCCGTCCGCCACCCACGGCAGCCAGCCCGCGAGGAAGTGATAGCGCTGGCCACGGGTCAGTTCGGTGTCCTTGCCACGCAACAGGCTGGCGGTGTGGCGCTTGATGATCTGGATCGCGCCGTAGGCCCAGCGGAAGCGCTGTTTCTTGAAGTCGATAAAGGTATCGGGCATCAGGCCCTTGCCGTAGCTGGTGTGGTAGTAGGCAGCTGACAGACCTTTCTCGAATACCCGTAGGCCCAGTTCGGCGTCCTCACAGATGCACCAGTCGGCCCAGCCCAGTTCTTCGAGGACCGAGCGGCGGGTCATGGTCATGGTACCGTGCTGGATGATGGCGTCGCGGTCGTTGCGCGTGACCATGCCGATATGGAAGAAGCCTTTGTATTCGGCGTAGCAGAGCTTCTTGAAGGTGCTTTCGTTCTGGTCGCGGTAATCCTGGGGCGATTGCACCACGGCGATTTTCGGGTCGGCGAAGTGCGGCACCATGTGTTTGAGCCAGTTGGGCGACACGCAGTAGTCCGAGTCGATCACCGCGATCACTTCGGCGTCCTTGGCGGTGTGCGGGATCAGGTAGTTCAGCGCGCCGCCCTTGAAACCGGCCAGGGGCGCGACGTGGAAGAACTTGAAGCGCGGGCCCAGCGTCTCACAGTAGTCGCGCACTGGCTCCCACACGGCTGGGTCCTTGGTGTTGTTGTCGATGATCAGGACTTCGTAGTCCGGATAGTCGAGGGCGGCCAGGGCGTCGAGGGTCTGTTTGACCATCTCTGGCGGCTCGTTGTAGCACGGCACATGGATCGACACTTTGGGGCGGTAGTCCGAATCCCCTTCAACCGGCAGGAATTCACGCCGGCGTTTGTGGGTCCAGACCGCTTCCGCCAGCTCATGGGCCTCGGTCAGCAGCACGATAAACACCCCGAGCGCGCCGAGGGCCAGCAAGAAGCCCACCGTCAGGCTGAACCACGTGCTGTATTGCTGGCTGTAGTCGTAGCCGATCCATACCAGCACCGACCCGCACAGGAACGCGATAAAGGTCAGGAAGGTACGCCCACGCTGGCGCAGGGCCGAGCCGTCGATCATCAGCAGGGTCAGCGACAGCAGGGCCAGCACCACCGAGCCGATGGCC
The Pseudomonas hygromyciniae genome window above contains:
- the dapE gene encoding succinyl-diaminopimelate desuccinylase; protein product: MTAHADLSPTLQLAIDLIRRPSVTPIDADCQKLMMQRLGDAGFALEPMRIEDVDNFWATHGKHEGPVLCFAGHTDVVPTGPVQAWQNDPFDALIDEHGMLCGRGAADMKGSLAAMLVASERFVQDYPDHKGSVAFLITSDEEGPAHHGTKAVIERLAARKERLDWCIVGEPSSTTLVGDVVKNGRRGSLGATLTVRGVQGHVAYPHLAKNPIHLAAPALAELAAEHWDDGNTFFPPTSFQISNLNSGTGATNVIPGDLTAVFNFRFSTESTVEGLQQRVAAILDKHGLDWHVEWALSGLPFLTEPGALLDAVSASIKAVTGRETRASTSGGTSDGRFIATLGTQVVELGPVNATIHQVNERILASDLDVLTEIYYQTLIKLLA
- a CDS encoding glycosyltransferase; amino-acid sequence: MSSRKFGLNLVVVLAIAALFTGFWALINRPVTTPNWPQQISGFSYSPFQQGQYPQKDQYPTDEQMRQDLAIMSKLTDNIRTYSVDGPLGNIPKLAEEFGLRVTLGIWISPDLERNEREIQRAIEIANSSRSVVRVVVGNEAIFRKEITADELIVLLDRVRAAVKVPVTTSEQWHIWEHNPQLGKHVDLIAAHVLPYWEHIPMAQAGQFVLDRARDLKKTFPKKPLLLSEVGWPSNGRMRGGADASPADQAIYLRTLVNKLNRQGYNYFVIEAFDQPWKASDEGSVGAYWGVFNAARQQKFNFEGPVVAIPQWRVLAIGSVVLALLSLTLLMIDGSALRQRGRTFLTFIAFLCGSVLVWIGYDYSQQYSTWFSLTVGFLLALGALGVFIVLLTEAHELAEAVWTHKRRREFLPVEGDSDYRPKVSIHVPCYNEPPEMVKQTLDALAALDYPDYEVLIIDNNTKDPAVWEPVRDYCETLGPRFKFFHVAPLAGFKGGALNYLIPHTAKDAEVIAVIDSDYCVSPNWLKHMVPHFADPKIAVVQSPQDYRDQNESTFKKLCYAEYKGFFHIGMVTRNDRDAIIQHGTMTMTRRSVLEELGWADWCICEDAELGLRVFEKGLSAAYYHTSYGKGLMPDTFIDFKKQRFRWAYGAIQIIKRHTASLLRGKDTELTRGQRYHFLAGWLPWVADGMNIFFTVGALLWSAAMIIVPTRVDPPLLIFAIPPLALFVFKVGKIIFLYRRAVGVNLKDAFCAALAGLALSHTIAKAVLYGFFTTSIPFFRTPKNADNHGFWVAISEAREEMFIMLLLWGAALGIYLVQGLPSNDMRFWVVMLLVQSLPYVAALIMAFLSSLPKPATAEEPATAA